In Edaphobacter aggregans, the sequence TGCTCTTGATCAATTCGACCGGAGGCTCCACCCAACGGCTATGCTGGTACGCGCCAATCTGGTTGGTGCCGATGCGATACAAGATCGGCGTGTCCCGAAATACTTCCGCTCCTCCGATGCCTCCAACTAATAAAGATACGGGGTATGCGCTTGTCGTAAGTGTGGGTGTTCGAGGGCTCTGTACTGTGTAATAGTGGATGGGCTTGCCCCCGCCACACCCGCTTAGACTCAAGGCGAGCGGTGATATCAAAACGAGTCGGGCCATTCGATGCATAGGAAACCTCTTCCGTAGGGCACTAGATATTGCTTTAAAGACCTGCTCTTGTATCAACTCCTCCCGTCTACCCTCTTTGCTCCGCGGAGAACTAGCCGTTAGAAATAGTCATTGGTCATCCCCGTGGAGATCCTTGCCTTACTTCTCGCCGGGTTTTCGATCTTTCCCATTGTTTCCACGAATAAGCACTGCAGGGTTGGTCTTCAACGAATCCGTCAGTATTTTCATGTTTTCGCTTGTAATGCGGATATTCTCGAGGATTTGGTCGATGTTGTCCGTGTTGTTGTCCGTCGTATTTTTTAGCTGCTCGATAAGAGCTTGTGCGTTGAGCATGGTCTCTTTTAGCTCGACGACTATTGTCCGAATGTCCTGGCGATTCTCAACCACGAGAGCGTCAACGTGCGACAAGGTCTCGTTTGCCTGATTCATGGTTGACTTAAGGTCATCTAGCAAGGGTACAAGCTTGGCACTCGCGACCTGTACGTTCGCTAAGCTCCCTGATATCTTCGGACGGTTTTCAGCGAGTATGGCATTCAAGTTTCCTAGACTGTTGCCTATGTTCTCGCGGTTCTTGTCGTTCAGCAGATCGTTGACGCGGGCCAGTGTCACCTGCAGTTCCGTGAGGCGTTGGTTCAGGGTTTGCATAACCTGATTGACAACGGGGGTGAGGCCTCCAATCATATCGCCTAGATCACCAATTCCCACTGTCTCGACGGACTTCAGTTCGCTGCCGGGTGCTGCAAGTTGGCCTCCTTTTGTTCCGGTTCCGATCTCCACATAGTTATCGGAAAGCGCCCCCAGGCTGGAAATTTTCGCGATACTATCGGTCTTTACCGGGATGTCACGCTGTACACTAAAGTCGATCTCAATGCGGGTCGAGTCTTTGGGATCCACCCGTACAGCCTCGACCTTGCCGGCTTTCATACCTCCGTAGCGAACTGCGGCACCAGGCAAAAGACCGCCGGCCGACTTAAAATAGGTATGATGTGCGACCCCGCCCGAAGCAAAAGTGCCGGACACAGCCAAGATTGTCCCAATTAGCAGTGCCGCCGCAACTATTACAAAAAAACCCACTGCGGCCTGCTCGCGTTTGCTGTTCATACTGTCCTCATCTTCAAGGTCTCCAAACTTTCAATCCTTCGCGGTCTTGCGGTCCCCCGTGAGCATCTGCAGATAGTCGAGTTCATCGAGGACCTCAGGCTCCGGCACTCGATCCAAAAACTGGCGCACCCTCGGATGAGTACTTGCTTGGAACTCCTCTTTGGTTCCCAGCGCTATGATGTGGCCACGATCGACATAGACCATACGGTCTGCGATTAGAAATGCACTGGCCAATTCGTGGGTTACCACGACCATTGTTATGGCATAGGCTTTCTTTAGATTCATGATTAGTTCATCG encodes:
- a CDS encoding MlaD family protein translates to MNSKREQAAVGFFVIVAAALLIGTILAVSGTFASGGVAHHTYFKSAGGLLPGAAVRYGGMKAGKVEAVRVDPKDSTRIEIDFSVQRDIPVKTDSIAKISSLGALSDNYVEIGTGTKGGQLAAPGSELKSVETVGIGDLGDMIGGLTPVVNQVMQTLNQRLTELQVTLARVNDLLNDKNRENIGNSLGNLNAILAENRPKISGSLANVQVASAKLVPLLDDLKSTMNQANETLSHVDALVVENRQDIRTIVVELKETMLNAQALIEQLKNTTDNNTDNIDQILENIRITSENMKILTDSLKTNPAVLIRGNNGKDRKPGEK